A stretch of the Candidatus Schekmanbacteria bacterium genome encodes the following:
- a CDS encoding 4Fe-4S dicluster domain-containing protein, translating to MSYKITDECIACGTCVDSCPENAISEGDPIFVIDPQKCTECGTCAEVCPVDACKPEE from the coding sequence ATGTCTTATAAGATAACTGATGAGTGTATCGCTTGTGGTACTTGTGTTGATTCTTGTCCTGAAAATGCAATCAGTGAAGGTGATCCTATTTTTGTTATTGATCCACAAAAATGTACTGAATGCGGAACCTGTGCTGAAGTTTGCCCTGTAGATGCCTGTAAGCCGGAAGAATAG
- a CDS encoding FAD-dependent oxidoreductase codes for MKYVIIGTGPAAVSAAKTLSKEDSSSEIVMVSAEAKPFYIKPALVEYISGDVPDNALFMENMIKSDNVSVIAGKRVIKVEADKNSILLATGEKIDYNYLVIATGASSQVPSNLEHARQYIDCLSDSADALRIRKKIETSKKAVISGEGYTGIELARGLKKAGLDVTYITKENELLPGFGEEIDNNALFSKMKERGIDILLEEEINDVVSLSADELNVITSGGKEINCNIVVSSDRYEPNVAFLRDSEISVEKGILVSEELRSSVSNIFSAGDAAQVYDINRNLNRINFGWNSASAQGELCAKNILGEGSVYIADEDKYFRQLIGKKIMERW; via the coding sequence ATGAAATATGTAATTATTGGAACAGGACCTGCGGCAGTAAGCGCAGCTAAAACATTGTCAAAGGAAGATTCAAGTTCGGAAATTGTTATGGTTTCGGCTGAAGCAAAACCCTTCTATATAAAACCTGCTTTAGTTGAGTATATATCTGGAGATGTACCTGATAATGCGCTTTTTATGGAAAACATGATAAAGTCTGATAATGTTTCTGTTATAGCAGGAAAAAGGGTTATCAAAGTTGAGGCAGATAAAAACTCGATCTTATTGGCAACAGGAGAAAAAATTGACTATAATTATCTTGTAATAGCTACGGGTGCATCATCGCAAGTTCCTTCGAATTTAGAACATGCGCGCCAGTATATAGACTGTCTTTCTGATTCGGCTGACGCTCTGAGGATTAGGAAGAAGATTGAAACATCAAAGAAAGCGGTAATTTCAGGAGAAGGATATACAGGAATTGAACTTGCAAGAGGGTTGAAAAAAGCAGGATTGGATGTGACATATATAACCAAAGAGAACGAACTCTTGCCCGGTTTTGGAGAGGAAATTGATAATAATGCACTTTTTTCGAAGATGAAAGAAAGGGGAATCGATATTTTACTTGAAGAAGAAATAAATGATGTTGTTTCTTTGAGTGCAGATGAATTAAATGTTATTACATCAGGAGGAAAAGAAATAAATTGTAATATAGTTGTTTCATCAGACCGCTATGAACCGAATGTTGCTTTCCTCAGAGATTCAGAAATTTCGGTTGAAAAAGGAATACTTGTGAGTGAAGAACTTCGTTCATCAGTTTCGAATATTTTTTCAGCAGGAGATGCCGCACAAGTCTATGATATAAACAGGAATCTTAATCGTATCAATTTTGGCTGGAACAGCGCTTCTGCACAGGGAGAGCTTTGTGCTAAAAACATTTTAGGAGAAGGAAGCGTTTATATTGCTGATGAAGATAAATACTTCAGGCAGTTGATTGGAAAAAAAATAATGGAAAGATGGTAA
- a CDS encoding bifunctional oligoribonuclease/PAP phosphatase NrnA: MANSLESFTAEFRKALSLFQRVIITTHMNPDGDGLGSELAVYSLIKKLGKEVLILNSDPVPENYKFLCEYAPYTLCNENEPLLESDIVVILDISTLERLGTMSNLVSSAPSKKICIDHHASNSGFADLNYIDSKASSTGELVYRIAKSMNIEIDKNAALGIYTAILTDTGAFKYSNTTSEVHRITAEMIEIGVSPDFVYSKIYEQKSEERMRLLGEVLTNIQSMCGGRIVWSEVTLEMRKKENVEYEETDGFIDQLGFIGDIEIYLLFLERDDGKIKVSLRSKNDFDVNKFAKKFNGGGHSHAAGILLEGNLEDVKNKILSSLKNDIEISSRK; the protein is encoded by the coding sequence ATGGCTAATTCATTAGAGTCTTTTACTGCAGAATTTAGAAAAGCTTTGTCTTTATTTCAGAGGGTCATAATTACAACACATATGAACCCTGATGGAGATGGCCTTGGCTCAGAGCTTGCAGTTTACAGCTTGATTAAAAAGCTTGGCAAGGAAGTACTAATTCTCAATAGCGATCCTGTTCCGGAAAATTATAAATTTCTTTGTGAATATGCCCCTTATACATTATGCAATGAAAATGAACCATTATTGGAATCTGATATTGTTGTTATCCTCGATATTAGCACATTGGAACGGCTTGGAACTATGTCAAATTTAGTGTCTTCTGCCCCTTCAAAAAAAATATGCATTGACCACCATGCATCCAATTCAGGATTTGCCGACTTAAATTATATAGATTCTAAGGCAAGTTCAACAGGAGAACTTGTTTACCGCATAGCAAAATCAATGAATATTGAAATAGATAAAAATGCTGCCCTTGGAATTTACACTGCTATATTAACTGATACAGGTGCATTCAAGTATTCCAATACAACATCAGAAGTTCATCGGATTACAGCTGAAATGATCGAGATAGGGGTATCGCCTGATTTTGTTTACAGCAAGATTTATGAACAAAAGAGTGAAGAAAGAATGCGGTTGTTGGGAGAGGTTCTGACTAATATTCAATCTATGTGCGGCGGAAGAATAGTGTGGTCTGAAGTAACACTTGAAATGAGAAAAAAAGAAAATGTTGAATATGAAGAAACAGATGGTTTTATAGATCAGCTTGGCTTTATAGGCGACATTGAAATTTATCTTCTTTTCCTCGAAAGAGATGATGGAAAAATAAAGGTAAGTTTGAGATCAAAGAATGATTTCGATGTCAATAAGTTTGCAAAAAAATTCAATGGCGGAGGTCACTCTCATGCCGCAGGAATACTTCTTGAAGGAAATCTTGAAGATGTTAAAAATAAAATTTTAAGCTCTCTTAAAAATGATATTGAAATATCATCACGAAAATAA
- a CDS encoding rubredoxin yields the protein MKKWRCSVCGYIHTGEEPPEECPRCGAPKEKFEEVLD from the coding sequence ATGAAGAAGTGGAGATGTTCTGTATGTGGATATATTCATACAGGAGAAGAACCTCCTGAGGAGTGCCCAAGGTGTGGCGCTCCAAAAGAAAAATTTGAAGAAGTTTTGGATTGA